Proteins encoded by one window of Salvia splendens isolate huo1 chromosome 7, SspV2, whole genome shotgun sequence:
- the LOC121741051 gene encoding RNA-binding protein BRN1-like isoform X4, translating into MAEGESVKLFVGQVPKQMSEVQLLQLLRDFALVDEVKLIRDKETRASRGCCFAICPSREEADKAVNACHEKITLPGASRLLQMKYADGELDRLEHKLFVGMLPKTVSDAEVSALFSVYGTIKDLQILRGSGQTSKGCALFKFETIEQALAAIEALNGKHKMEGSSIPLVVKWADTEKERQTRKVRKALLQASTLQIASGQHQAVYGALPMSYVPTYNGYGYQTPGPYNFVRYRLPQLQNRPTFPNLVPTTAQGRSICGAVPDPVPGTSPSNYAAPSANYIGSAYPTTPGVHYPWTHPRAIMNNQQFGASSTLSPFSSSSQAVAASRVRASSVVHVEEEQVLSELIYLSSTFPNNMVIYSLQICFSVLVGY; encoded by the exons ATGGCGGAAGGAGAGAGCGTGAAGCTCTTCGTAGGGCAAGTGCCGAAACAGATGTCGGAGGTTCAGCTCCTCCAATTGTTGAGAGATTTCGCCCTCGTCGACGAGGTCAAACTCATCAGAGACAAAGAGACGCGCGCTTCCAGAG GATGTTGTTTCGCCATATGCCCTTCTAGAGAGGAAGCAGACAAGGCTGTCAACGCGTGCCATGAGAAGATTACGCTGCCTGGG GCATCTAGGCTGTTGCAAATGAAGTATGCTGATGGAGAACTGGATAGACTAG AGCATAAATTGTTCGTTGGTATGCTTCCAAAAACTGTTTCTGATGCTGAGGTATCAGCTCTATTTTCGGTATATGGAACGATAAAAGACCTGCAAATTCTCAGGGGCTCTGGTCAAACTAGCAAAG GTTGTGCTCTTTTTAAATTTGAGACAATAGAGCAAGCACTTGCCGCAATAGAGGCACTTAATGGAAAGCATAAGATGGAG GGTTCTTCTATTCCTTTGGTGGTCAAGTGGGCTGATACAGAGAAGGAAAGACAGACTCGGAAAGTTCGAAAAGCACTTTTGCAAGCTTCGACTTTGCAAATAGCTTCTGGACAACATCAAGCCGTATATGGTGCTCTACCAATGAGTTATGTGCCTACATACAATGGCTATGGTTATCAG ACACCAGGTCCTTATAATTTTGTGCGCTATCGTCTACCTCAGTTGCAGAATCGACCAACCTTCCCTAATTTGGTACCAACTACAGCCCAAGGACGTTCTATATGTGGAGCCGTACCTGATCCTGTACCCGGAACTTCACCAAGTAATTATGCAGCGCCATCTGCAAACTACATAGGTTCTGCTTATCCAACTACACCAGGGGTTCATTATCCCTGGACACATCCTAGAGCAATCATGAATAATCAGCAATTTGGAGCTTCATCAACTTTGTCACCCTTTAGTTCTAGTAGCCAAGCTGTAGCTGCTTCACGTGTTAGAGCAAGCTCTGTTGTTCACGTTGAAG AAGAGCAGGTCCTCTCGGAGCTAATCTATTTATCTTCCACATTCCCCAACAATATGGTGATATACAGCTTGCAAATCTGTTTCAGCGTTTTGGTAGGGTACTGA
- the LOC121741051 gene encoding RNA-binding protein BRN1-like isoform X1, which translates to MAEGESVKLFVGQVPKQMSEVQLLQLLRDFALVDEVKLIRDKETRASRGCCFAICPSREEADKAVNACHEKITLPGASRLLQMKYADGELDRLEHKLFVGMLPKTVSDAEVSALFSVYGTIKDLQILRGSGQTSKGCALFKFETIEQALAAIEALNGKHKMEGSSIPLVVKWADTEKERQTRKVRKALLQASTLQIASGQHQAVYGALPMSYVPTYNGYGYQTPGPYNFVRYRLPQLQNRPTFPNLVPTTAQGRSICGAVPDPVPGTSPSNYAAPSANYIGSAYPTTPGVHYPWTHPRAIMNNQQFGASSTLSPFSSSSQAVAASRVRASSVVHVEGPLGANLFIFHIPQQYGDIQLANLFQRFGRVLSAKVFVDKTTNVSKCFGINSLKFFYLLQVIFNGFPSNEPLSVGFVSYDSPAAAQNAINAMNGYQLGGKKLKVQLKRES; encoded by the exons ATGGCGGAAGGAGAGAGCGTGAAGCTCTTCGTAGGGCAAGTGCCGAAACAGATGTCGGAGGTTCAGCTCCTCCAATTGTTGAGAGATTTCGCCCTCGTCGACGAGGTCAAACTCATCAGAGACAAAGAGACGCGCGCTTCCAGAG GATGTTGTTTCGCCATATGCCCTTCTAGAGAGGAAGCAGACAAGGCTGTCAACGCGTGCCATGAGAAGATTACGCTGCCTGGG GCATCTAGGCTGTTGCAAATGAAGTATGCTGATGGAGAACTGGATAGACTAG AGCATAAATTGTTCGTTGGTATGCTTCCAAAAACTGTTTCTGATGCTGAGGTATCAGCTCTATTTTCGGTATATGGAACGATAAAAGACCTGCAAATTCTCAGGGGCTCTGGTCAAACTAGCAAAG GTTGTGCTCTTTTTAAATTTGAGACAATAGAGCAAGCACTTGCCGCAATAGAGGCACTTAATGGAAAGCATAAGATGGAG GGTTCTTCTATTCCTTTGGTGGTCAAGTGGGCTGATACAGAGAAGGAAAGACAGACTCGGAAAGTTCGAAAAGCACTTTTGCAAGCTTCGACTTTGCAAATAGCTTCTGGACAACATCAAGCCGTATATGGTGCTCTACCAATGAGTTATGTGCCTACATACAATGGCTATGGTTATCAG ACACCAGGTCCTTATAATTTTGTGCGCTATCGTCTACCTCAGTTGCAGAATCGACCAACCTTCCCTAATTTGGTACCAACTACAGCCCAAGGACGTTCTATATGTGGAGCCGTACCTGATCCTGTACCCGGAACTTCACCAAGTAATTATGCAGCGCCATCTGCAAACTACATAGGTTCTGCTTATCCAACTACACCAGGGGTTCATTATCCCTGGACACATCCTAGAGCAATCATGAATAATCAGCAATTTGGAGCTTCATCAACTTTGTCACCCTTTAGTTCTAGTAGCCAAGCTGTAGCTGCTTCACGTGTTAGAGCAAGCTCTGTTGTTCACGTTGAAG GTCCTCTCGGAGCTAATCTATTTATCTTCCACATTCCCCAACAATATGGTGATATACAGCTTGCAAATCTGTTTCAGCGTTTTGGTAGGGTACTGAGTGCAAAAGTTTTTGTTGACAAAACAACGAATGTCAGCAAGTGTTTTGGTATAAATTCTCTTAAATTTTTCTATCTGTTGCAAGTTATATTTAATGGTTTTCCTTCTAATGAGCCGCTATCTGTAGGATTTGTTAGTTATGATTCACCAGCAGCAGCACAAAATGCAATTAATGCAATGAATGGTTATCAGTTAGGTGGTAAAAAATTGAAGGTTCAACTTAAAAGGGAGAGTTAA
- the LOC121810616 gene encoding uncharacterized protein LOC121810616, with amino-acid sequence MECQEVRELDHDQEQQEQGQSGWQRVSLTLIAQEKNLIAQFLLQRSKAGVLPRGSFTEAAKRFGIHKRTTLRIWKVSKQQMDRWEPVIMRSRASGYQHKDKLMLYEEKFRNLSMLERSTIRKVASKMEVSKSTIGRFIKSRQLKPHTSAIKPTMSEANKLARMKWCLSHIQPTLEEGKLLYHSMHNIVHIDEKWFYMTKISDRYYLLPDEDVPYRSCKSKRFITKVMFMAAVSRPLFGSDGETIFDGKIGLFPFTEEVPAQRSSKNRPKGTIETKPIQSINKEVMTTCLLNQIIPTIKAKWPANASKKIFIQQDNAG; translated from the exons ATGGAATGTCAGGAGGTCAGAGAGTTGGACCATGATCAGGAGCAGCAGGAGCAAGGGCAGAGTGGATGGCAGCGGGTTTCATTAACCTTGATCGCCCAAGAAAAAAACCTCATTGCGCAGTTTCTTCTACAGCGAAGTAAGGCTGGAGTGCTGCCAAGAGGTTCATTTACTGAGGCAGCCAAGAGATTTGGCATCCATAAAAGGACAACATTAAGAATTTGGAAGGTCAGCAAGCAGCAAATGGACAGATGGGAACCTGTTATAATGAGGAGCAGAGCATCAggttatcaacacaaagataaaCTTATGCTATATGAAGAAAAGTTTAGAAACCTGTCTATGCTTGAGAGATCAACCATAAGGAAGGTTGCTTCTAAGATGGAAGTAAGCAAGTCAACAATTGGTAGATTCATTAAGAGTAGACAGTTAAAACCGCATACAAGTGCTATCAAGCCTACAATGTCTGAAGCCAACAAACTTGCAAGGATGAAATGGTGTCTTTCTCATATTCAGCCAACATTAGAAGAAGGTAAACTTCTTTACCATTCAATGCACAACATAGTTCATATTGATGAGAAATGGTTCTACATGACAAAGATATCAGACCGATATTACCTTTTGCCGGATGAGGATGTGCCGTATAGGTCCTGTAAGTCCAAGAGATTCATCACTAAAGTGATGTTCATGGCTGCTGTCAGTAGGCCACTGTTTGGTAGTGATGGGGAAACCATATTTGATGGTAAAATAGGCTTATTCCCGTTCACAGAGGAAGTACCAGCCCAAAGAAGTTCTAAGAACAGGCCAAAGGGGACAATTGAGACCAAGCCTATTCAATCCATCAACAAGGAAGTCATGACAACCTGTCTTCTAAACCAG ATTATACCAACAATCAAGGCCAAATGGCCAGCCAATGCAAGCAAGAAGATTTTCATCCAGCAAGATAATGCTGGATGA
- the LOC121741051 gene encoding RNA-binding protein BRN1-like isoform X3 has translation MAEGESVKLFVGQVPKQMSEVQLLQLLRDFALVDEVKLIRDKETRASRGCCFAICPSREEADKAVNACHEKITLPGASRLLQMKYADGELDRLEHKLFVGMLPKTVSDAEVSALFSVYGTIKDLQILRGSGQTSKGCALFKFETIEQALAAIEALNGKHKMEGSSIPLVVKWADTEKERQTRKVRKALLQASTLQIASGQHQAVYGALPMSYVPTYNGYGYQTPGPYNFVRYRLPQLQNRPTFPNLVPTTAQGRSICGAVPDPVPGTSPSNYAAPSANYIGSAYPTTPGVHYPWTHPRAIMNNQQFGASSTLSPFSSSSQAVAASRVRASSVVHVEGPLGANLFIFHIPQQYGDIQLANLFQRFGRVLSAKVFVDKTTNVSKCFGFVSYDSPAAAQNAINAMNGYQLGGKKLKVQLKRES, from the exons ATGGCGGAAGGAGAGAGCGTGAAGCTCTTCGTAGGGCAAGTGCCGAAACAGATGTCGGAGGTTCAGCTCCTCCAATTGTTGAGAGATTTCGCCCTCGTCGACGAGGTCAAACTCATCAGAGACAAAGAGACGCGCGCTTCCAGAG GATGTTGTTTCGCCATATGCCCTTCTAGAGAGGAAGCAGACAAGGCTGTCAACGCGTGCCATGAGAAGATTACGCTGCCTGGG GCATCTAGGCTGTTGCAAATGAAGTATGCTGATGGAGAACTGGATAGACTAG AGCATAAATTGTTCGTTGGTATGCTTCCAAAAACTGTTTCTGATGCTGAGGTATCAGCTCTATTTTCGGTATATGGAACGATAAAAGACCTGCAAATTCTCAGGGGCTCTGGTCAAACTAGCAAAG GTTGTGCTCTTTTTAAATTTGAGACAATAGAGCAAGCACTTGCCGCAATAGAGGCACTTAATGGAAAGCATAAGATGGAG GGTTCTTCTATTCCTTTGGTGGTCAAGTGGGCTGATACAGAGAAGGAAAGACAGACTCGGAAAGTTCGAAAAGCACTTTTGCAAGCTTCGACTTTGCAAATAGCTTCTGGACAACATCAAGCCGTATATGGTGCTCTACCAATGAGTTATGTGCCTACATACAATGGCTATGGTTATCAG ACACCAGGTCCTTATAATTTTGTGCGCTATCGTCTACCTCAGTTGCAGAATCGACCAACCTTCCCTAATTTGGTACCAACTACAGCCCAAGGACGTTCTATATGTGGAGCCGTACCTGATCCTGTACCCGGAACTTCACCAAGTAATTATGCAGCGCCATCTGCAAACTACATAGGTTCTGCTTATCCAACTACACCAGGGGTTCATTATCCCTGGACACATCCTAGAGCAATCATGAATAATCAGCAATTTGGAGCTTCATCAACTTTGTCACCCTTTAGTTCTAGTAGCCAAGCTGTAGCTGCTTCACGTGTTAGAGCAAGCTCTGTTGTTCACGTTGAAG GTCCTCTCGGAGCTAATCTATTTATCTTCCACATTCCCCAACAATATGGTGATATACAGCTTGCAAATCTGTTTCAGCGTTTTGGTAGGGTACTGAGTGCAAAAGTTTTTGTTGACAAAACAACGAATGTCAGCAAGTGTTTTG GATTTGTTAGTTATGATTCACCAGCAGCAGCACAAAATGCAATTAATGCAATGAATGGTTATCAGTTAGGTGGTAAAAAATTGAAGGTTCAACTTAAAAGGGAGAGTTAA
- the LOC121741051 gene encoding RNA-binding protein BRN1-like isoform X2, which yields MAEGESVKLFVGQVPKQMSEVQLLQLLRDFALVDEVKLIRDKETRASRGCCFAICPSREEADKAVNACHEKITLPGASRLLQMKYADGELDRLEHKLFVGMLPKTVSDAEVSALFSVYGTIKDLQILRGSGQTSKGCALFKFETIEQALAAIEALNGKHKMEGSSIPLVVKWADTEKERQTRKVRKALLQASTLQIASGQHQAVYGALPMSYVPTYNGYGYQLQNRPTFPNLVPTTAQGRSICGAVPDPVPGTSPSNYAAPSANYIGSAYPTTPGVHYPWTHPRAIMNNQQFGASSTLSPFSSSSQAVAASRVRASSVVHVEGPLGANLFIFHIPQQYGDIQLANLFQRFGRVLSAKVFVDKTTNVSKCFGINSLKFFYLLQVIFNGFPSNEPLSVGFVSYDSPAAAQNAINAMNGYQLGGKKLKVQLKRES from the exons ATGGCGGAAGGAGAGAGCGTGAAGCTCTTCGTAGGGCAAGTGCCGAAACAGATGTCGGAGGTTCAGCTCCTCCAATTGTTGAGAGATTTCGCCCTCGTCGACGAGGTCAAACTCATCAGAGACAAAGAGACGCGCGCTTCCAGAG GATGTTGTTTCGCCATATGCCCTTCTAGAGAGGAAGCAGACAAGGCTGTCAACGCGTGCCATGAGAAGATTACGCTGCCTGGG GCATCTAGGCTGTTGCAAATGAAGTATGCTGATGGAGAACTGGATAGACTAG AGCATAAATTGTTCGTTGGTATGCTTCCAAAAACTGTTTCTGATGCTGAGGTATCAGCTCTATTTTCGGTATATGGAACGATAAAAGACCTGCAAATTCTCAGGGGCTCTGGTCAAACTAGCAAAG GTTGTGCTCTTTTTAAATTTGAGACAATAGAGCAAGCACTTGCCGCAATAGAGGCACTTAATGGAAAGCATAAGATGGAG GGTTCTTCTATTCCTTTGGTGGTCAAGTGGGCTGATACAGAGAAGGAAAGACAGACTCGGAAAGTTCGAAAAGCACTTTTGCAAGCTTCGACTTTGCAAATAGCTTCTGGACAACATCAAGCCGTATATGGTGCTCTACCAATGAGTTATGTGCCTACATACAATGGCTATGGTTATCAG TTGCAGAATCGACCAACCTTCCCTAATTTGGTACCAACTACAGCCCAAGGACGTTCTATATGTGGAGCCGTACCTGATCCTGTACCCGGAACTTCACCAAGTAATTATGCAGCGCCATCTGCAAACTACATAGGTTCTGCTTATCCAACTACACCAGGGGTTCATTATCCCTGGACACATCCTAGAGCAATCATGAATAATCAGCAATTTGGAGCTTCATCAACTTTGTCACCCTTTAGTTCTAGTAGCCAAGCTGTAGCTGCTTCACGTGTTAGAGCAAGCTCTGTTGTTCACGTTGAAG GTCCTCTCGGAGCTAATCTATTTATCTTCCACATTCCCCAACAATATGGTGATATACAGCTTGCAAATCTGTTTCAGCGTTTTGGTAGGGTACTGAGTGCAAAAGTTTTTGTTGACAAAACAACGAATGTCAGCAAGTGTTTTGGTATAAATTCTCTTAAATTTTTCTATCTGTTGCAAGTTATATTTAATGGTTTTCCTTCTAATGAGCCGCTATCTGTAGGATTTGTTAGTTATGATTCACCAGCAGCAGCACAAAATGCAATTAATGCAATGAATGGTTATCAGTTAGGTGGTAAAAAATTGAAGGTTCAACTTAAAAGGGAGAGTTAA